A single region of the Lotus japonicus ecotype B-129 chromosome 4, LjGifu_v1.2 genome encodes:
- the LOC130716230 gene encoding RING-H2 finger protein ATL52-like, with protein MASLGYPKTWIPYVNSRDCSQGICSVYCPQWCYIIYPPPPPFEYPSDVDSSPNFSPVVIAIVGILATAFILLSYYVIISKYCGHRESRGRENTEQNDELQDIQNHEPWQVTNTGLHEALIKSIAVYKFNKGDGFIGGIMDCSVCLSEFEDGESVRLLPKCNHAFHLPCIDTWLKSHSTCPLCRSCIFPSNNASALEVATPMVVEIPSMNNEANSENQNVDASGNEFGSIMNHGGTDSKAELRAFSDLGWHRIIEIRDEVCESFRRSMSMDHSCQSGVSVANMLHMNQEEEDEGCSSGASPSKKSLGESSKINYKGKKLHCVLRPISMKRSFSSGRFSHRKSDKGREGDIPV; from the coding sequence ATGGCTTCCCTTGGCTACCCTAAAACCTGGATTCCTTATGTGAACAGCAGAGACTGTTCTCAAGGAATTTGTAGCGTGTACTGTCCACAATGGTGTTACATAATctatcctcctcctccaccctttGAATACCCTAGCGATGTTGATTCAAGCCCAAATTTCTCCCCTGTGGTTATTGCAATCGTTGGGATTTTAGCCACTGCTTTTATACTTCTAAGTTACTATGTCATCATATCCAAGTACTGTGGCCATAGAGAATCTAGGGGAAGAGAGAACACTGAACAGAATGATGAATTGcaagacattcaaaatcatGAACCATGGCAAGTTACAAACACAGGCTTACATGAAGCTCTAATCAAGTCCATTGCAGTTTATAAATTCAACAAAGGAGATGGCTTTATTGGAGGAATAATGGACTGTTCTGTTTGTCTTAGTGAGTTTGAAGATGGTGAAAGTGTTAGACTCTTGCCAAAATGCAACCATGCTTTCCATCTTCCATGTATTGACACTTGGCTCAAATCTCACTCTACCTGTCCACTATGTCGTTCTTGCATATTCCCTTCCAATAATGCTTCAGCACTTGAGGTTGCAACACCAATGGTAGTGGAGATTCCTTCAATGAATAATGAAGCTAATTCAGAAAATCAAAATGTTGATGCAAGTGGCAATGAATTTGGAAGCATCATGAATCATGGTGGAACTGATTCAAAGGCTGAATTGCGTGCTTTTAGTGATTTGGGATGGCATAGAATAATTGAGATTAGAGATGAAGTGTGTGAATCGTTTAGAAGGTCGATGTCTATGGACCATTCTTGTCAAAGTGGTGTTTCAGTTGCTAATATGCTGCATATGaatcaagaggaagaagatgaagggtgCTCTTCTGGTGCTAGTCCATCAAAAAAATCATTAGGAGAAAGTAGCAAGATCAACTATAAAGGAAAGAAGTTGCATTGTGTATTGAGGCCAATTTCAATGAAGAGGTCATTTTCCAGTGGAAGATTCTCACATAGAAAAAGTGACAAAGGAAGGGAGGGAGATATTCCTGTTTGA